In a genomic window of Quercus lobata isolate SW786 chromosome 4, ValleyOak3.0 Primary Assembly, whole genome shotgun sequence:
- the LOC115983907 gene encoding putative disease resistance protein At3g14460 isoform X2, whose amino-acid sequence MGGVGKTTLAQLVYNNKLVTECFDVRAWVCVSQEFDVLRITKTILEAVTSSIGDTDDLDLLQVRLNKSLVGKKFLIVLDDIWNENYLDWEVLRTPFKSGAYGSKVILTTRNETVASIARTVRTYHLKPLTDEDCWLLFAKHAFGNRESMAHPNLELIGKDIVKKCNGLPLAAKTLGSLLRLKLDPKEWVKILESNIWNFSDCESNILPALRLSYHFLPSHLKPCFAYCSIFPKNFKFKKEQLVLLWMAEDFLLHPKRENLEEVGFEYFNDLVSRSFFWRSSGRSQCYVMHDLLNDLALFVSGEFCFRMQADNSYGLSGKTRYFSYSRMNFDAYEKFEAFHGAKGLRSFLPSNVSVRAGCLSTKVILHLLPELRSLRVLSLSHYWNLTVLPDSICNLKQLRYLDISHTAIKVLPDSVCTLYNLQTLLLSRCRSLTELPANMGWLINLRHLDISGTNLIEMPLLMGRLKSLQTLTSFILGKKGGSSIKELREFQQLKGSLSVLKLENVVDARDALEANLRDKLQLKELVLKWGGDTNDSKKDRDVLDQLQPHANLRKLTIENYGGTIFSDWLGHAFCNMVSVQILNCKYCLFLPPFGKLPSLKFLSIVGLDGVVTIGTEFYGTVGSKSKPFASLQTLRFKNMLQLQEWLPFREDDEGVVALSGLQRLYIQNCCNLTKGLPDSLSSLKTLVIEKCQQLVASVPCVPAIHELKLQYCNKALFNELPPQVLKFTISGYDALVSLPMGNNHCLEELDVSDCPSLRLLPSIGKADTLKSLCVNNCGKLVFPMHQCYPSLESLCIRSSFDSLVSFPLELFPKLNHLDIHRCQNLHSFSFSNQGPLLHPLCLRSLQINNCSNFVSFPEEGLPAPNLAWFRVDNCINLKALPGQMHTLLPSLQVLSIRFCPELRVISKRGFAIQFKFT is encoded by the exons ATGGGTGGTGTAGGCAAGACCACACTTGCTCAGCTTGTATACAACAACAAGTTGGTGACGGAGTGTTTTGATGTTAGagcatgggtttgtgtttcacAAGAATTTGATGTACTTAGGATCACTAAAACTATTCTTGAGGCAGTGACTTCATCGATAGGTGATACTGACGACCTAGATCTACTCCAAGTTAGGTTGAACAAAAGTCTTGTGGGAAAGAAATTTCTGATTGTGTTAGATGATATTTGGAATGAGAATTACTTGGATTGGGAGGTCTTACGAACCCCTTTCAAATCTGGGGCTTATGGAAGTAAGGTAATCTTGACAACACGTAATGAAACTGTTGCATCAATTGCACGCACGGTTCGAACTTATCATCTAAAGCCTTTAACGGATGAAGATTGTTGGTTATTATTTGCAAAACATGCATTTGGAAACAGAGAATCTATGGCGCATCCGAACTTGGAACTAATTGGGAAGGATATAGTGAAAAAGTGCAATGGCTTGCCTTTAGCAGCAAAAACTCTTGGTAGTCTCTTACGGTTGAAGTTGGATCCTAAGGAATGGGTTAAGATATTGGAGAGCAATATATGGAATTTCTCAGATTGTGAAAGCAATATTCTCCCAGCTCTCAGGTTGAGTTACCATTTTTTACCTTCACATCTAAAGCCATGCTTTGCATATTGTTCaatatttcctaaaaatttcaaatttaaaaaggaGCAATTAGTGCTCTTATGGATGGCAGAAGATTTTTTGCTGCATCCTAAAAGAGAGAATTTGGAAGAAGTAGGTTTTGAGTACTTCAATGATCTAGTATCTAGGTCATTCTTTTGGCGGTCAAGTGGTAGAAGTCAATGCTATGTTATGCATGATCTTTTGAATGATTTAGCTCTCTTTGTCTCTGgagaattttgttttagaatgcAGGCTGACAATTCATATGGCTTGTCAGGAAAGACTCGTTATTTTTCATATTCTAGAATGAATTTTGATGCctatgagaaatttgaagcCTTTCATGGAGCCAAGGGTTTGCGAAGCTTTCTACCATCAAATGTGTCAGTGCGGGCAGGATGCTTAAGTACTAAAGTTATACTCCACTTATTACCTGAACTGAGAAGCTTAAGGGTACTATCTCTATCTCACTACTGGAATTTGACAGTATTGCCAGACTCGATTTGTAATTTGAAACAGCTAAGATATTTGGACATTTCTCACACTGCAATCAAAGTATTACCAGATTCCGTGTGTACTCTATACAATTTGCAAACTTTGCTATTGTCACGTTGTCGTTCTCTCACTGAGTTGCCTGCCAACATGGGATGGCTAATTAACTTGCGTCATCTTGATATTAGTGGAACAAACTTGATAGAAATGCCACTGCTAATGGGTAGATTGAAAAGTCTACAAACAttaacttcttttattttgggcaAAAAGGGTGGCTCTAGCATCAAAGAGTTGAGGGAGTTTCAGCAACTTAAGGGAAGCCTTTCTGTTTTGAAGCTGGAAAATGTTGTTGATGCTAGAGATGCTTTAGAGGCCAATTTGAGGGACAAGTTGCAACTTAAGGAATTGGTGTTAAAGTGGGGTGGGGATACAAATGACTCCAAAAAAGATAGAGATGTACTAGACCAATTGCAACCTCATGCAAACTTGAGAAAGCTTACCATTGAAAATTATGGTGGCACTATATTTTCAGACTGGTTAGGACACGCATTCTGCAATATGGTATCGGTCCAAATTCTTAATTGTAAGTATTGCCTCTTCTTGCCACCGTTTGGTAAACTTCCCTCTCTGAAGTTCCTCTCTATTGTGGGATTAGATGGAGTAGTGACTATTGGTACAGAGTTTTATGGGACTGTTGGTTCTAAAAGCAAGCCGTTTGCATCGCTACAAACTTTGCGCTTCAAGAACATGTTGCAATTGCAGGAATGGCTTCCTTTCAGAGAAGATGATGAAGGTGTAGTAGCTCTCTCAGGTCTTCAACGGCTTTATATACAAAATTGTTGTAACCTAACTAAGGGTCTTCCTGACAGCCTCTCTTCTTTAAAGACACTTGTGATTGAAAAGTGTCAGCAGCTGGTTGCTTCAGTTCCATGTGTTCCAGCCATACATGAATTGAAGTTACAGTATTGCAATAAGGCACTGTTCAATGAATTACCACCTCAAGTGCTAAAGTTCACAATTAGTGGATATGATGCCTTGGTGTCCTTACCTATGGGTAACAACCACTGTCTTGAAGAGTTAGATGTCTCTGATTGTCCATCTCTCAGGTTGCTTCCTAGTATTGGCAAAGCTGACACACTAAAATCACTTTGTGTCAACAACTGTGGGAAATTAGTGTTTCCGATGCACCAATGCTATCCATCCCTTGAGAGTTTGTGCATAAGAAGCAGTTTCGATTCCCTTGTGTCCTTTCCATTAGAATTATTTCCAAAGCTGAATCATCTTGATATCCACAGATGTCAGaatcttcattctttttcattttcaaatcaaGGACCGCTGCTGCATCCGTTATGTCTCAGAAGCTTACAAATCAATAACTGTTCCAATTTTGTATCCTTTCCCGAAGAGGGACTGCCTGCCCCCAACCTGGCTTGGTTCCGTGTTGATAACTGTATTAATTTGAAG GCGCTGCCTGGCCAGATGCACACCCTGCTCCCATCTCTTCAGGTTTTGAGTATACGTTTTTGTCCAGAACTTCGAGTCATTTCCAAACGGGGGTTTGCCATCCAGTTTAAATTCACTTGA
- the LOC115983907 gene encoding putative disease resistance protein At3g14460 isoform X1: protein MGGVGKTTLAQLVYNNKLVTECFDVRAWVCVSQEFDVLRITKTILEAVTSSIGDTDDLDLLQVRLNKSLVGKKFLIVLDDIWNENYLDWEVLRTPFKSGAYGSKVILTTRNETVASIARTVRTYHLKPLTDEDCWLLFAKHAFGNRESMAHPNLELIGKDIVKKCNGLPLAAKTLGSLLRLKLDPKEWVKILESNIWNFSDCESNILPALRLSYHFLPSHLKPCFAYCSIFPKNFKFKKEQLVLLWMAEDFLLHPKRENLEEVGFEYFNDLVSRSFFWRSSGRSQCYVMHDLLNDLALFVSGEFCFRMQADNSYGLSGKTRYFSYSRMNFDAYEKFEAFHGAKGLRSFLPSNVSVRAGCLSTKVILHLLPELRSLRVLSLSHYWNLTVLPDSICNLKQLRYLDISHTAIKVLPDSVCTLYNLQTLLLSRCRSLTELPANMGWLINLRHLDISGTNLIEMPLLMGRLKSLQTLTSFILGKKGGSSIKELREFQQLKGSLSVLKLENVVDARDALEANLRDKLQLKELVLKWGGDTNDSKKDRDVLDQLQPHANLRKLTIENYGGTIFSDWLGHAFCNMVSVQILNCKYCLFLPPFGKLPSLKFLSIVGLDGVVTIGTEFYGTVGSKSKPFASLQTLRFKNMLQLQEWLPFREDDEGVVALSGLQRLYIQNCCNLTKGLPDSLSSLKTLVIEKCQQLVASVPCVPAIHELKLQYCNKALFNELPPQVLKFTISGYDALVSLPMGNNHCLEELDVSDCPSLRLLPSIGKADTLKSLCVNNCGKLVFPMHQCYPSLESLCIRSSFDSLVSFPLELFPKLNHLDIHRCQNLHSFSFSNQGPLLHPLCLRSLQINNCSNFVSFPEEGLPAPNLAWFRVDNCINLKALPGQMRTLLPSLQILSIRFCPELESFPDGGLPSSLNSLEIYHCEKLITSRLGWGLQRLPSLRSFCIRGKFEISESFPERELLPSSLTSLEIWNNPLLKSLNGDELYLIALKKLGIGCCPNLHSMPEEGLPTSLSFLNVMKCPLLKNQCLREKGEDWSKIAHIPVIKIDEKVI from the coding sequence ATGGGTGGTGTAGGCAAGACCACACTTGCTCAGCTTGTATACAACAACAAGTTGGTGACGGAGTGTTTTGATGTTAGagcatgggtttgtgtttcacAAGAATTTGATGTACTTAGGATCACTAAAACTATTCTTGAGGCAGTGACTTCATCGATAGGTGATACTGACGACCTAGATCTACTCCAAGTTAGGTTGAACAAAAGTCTTGTGGGAAAGAAATTTCTGATTGTGTTAGATGATATTTGGAATGAGAATTACTTGGATTGGGAGGTCTTACGAACCCCTTTCAAATCTGGGGCTTATGGAAGTAAGGTAATCTTGACAACACGTAATGAAACTGTTGCATCAATTGCACGCACGGTTCGAACTTATCATCTAAAGCCTTTAACGGATGAAGATTGTTGGTTATTATTTGCAAAACATGCATTTGGAAACAGAGAATCTATGGCGCATCCGAACTTGGAACTAATTGGGAAGGATATAGTGAAAAAGTGCAATGGCTTGCCTTTAGCAGCAAAAACTCTTGGTAGTCTCTTACGGTTGAAGTTGGATCCTAAGGAATGGGTTAAGATATTGGAGAGCAATATATGGAATTTCTCAGATTGTGAAAGCAATATTCTCCCAGCTCTCAGGTTGAGTTACCATTTTTTACCTTCACATCTAAAGCCATGCTTTGCATATTGTTCaatatttcctaaaaatttcaaatttaaaaaggaGCAATTAGTGCTCTTATGGATGGCAGAAGATTTTTTGCTGCATCCTAAAAGAGAGAATTTGGAAGAAGTAGGTTTTGAGTACTTCAATGATCTAGTATCTAGGTCATTCTTTTGGCGGTCAAGTGGTAGAAGTCAATGCTATGTTATGCATGATCTTTTGAATGATTTAGCTCTCTTTGTCTCTGgagaattttgttttagaatgcAGGCTGACAATTCATATGGCTTGTCAGGAAAGACTCGTTATTTTTCATATTCTAGAATGAATTTTGATGCctatgagaaatttgaagcCTTTCATGGAGCCAAGGGTTTGCGAAGCTTTCTACCATCAAATGTGTCAGTGCGGGCAGGATGCTTAAGTACTAAAGTTATACTCCACTTATTACCTGAACTGAGAAGCTTAAGGGTACTATCTCTATCTCACTACTGGAATTTGACAGTATTGCCAGACTCGATTTGTAATTTGAAACAGCTAAGATATTTGGACATTTCTCACACTGCAATCAAAGTATTACCAGATTCCGTGTGTACTCTATACAATTTGCAAACTTTGCTATTGTCACGTTGTCGTTCTCTCACTGAGTTGCCTGCCAACATGGGATGGCTAATTAACTTGCGTCATCTTGATATTAGTGGAACAAACTTGATAGAAATGCCACTGCTAATGGGTAGATTGAAAAGTCTACAAACAttaacttcttttattttgggcaAAAAGGGTGGCTCTAGCATCAAAGAGTTGAGGGAGTTTCAGCAACTTAAGGGAAGCCTTTCTGTTTTGAAGCTGGAAAATGTTGTTGATGCTAGAGATGCTTTAGAGGCCAATTTGAGGGACAAGTTGCAACTTAAGGAATTGGTGTTAAAGTGGGGTGGGGATACAAATGACTCCAAAAAAGATAGAGATGTACTAGACCAATTGCAACCTCATGCAAACTTGAGAAAGCTTACCATTGAAAATTATGGTGGCACTATATTTTCAGACTGGTTAGGACACGCATTCTGCAATATGGTATCGGTCCAAATTCTTAATTGTAAGTATTGCCTCTTCTTGCCACCGTTTGGTAAACTTCCCTCTCTGAAGTTCCTCTCTATTGTGGGATTAGATGGAGTAGTGACTATTGGTACAGAGTTTTATGGGACTGTTGGTTCTAAAAGCAAGCCGTTTGCATCGCTACAAACTTTGCGCTTCAAGAACATGTTGCAATTGCAGGAATGGCTTCCTTTCAGAGAAGATGATGAAGGTGTAGTAGCTCTCTCAGGTCTTCAACGGCTTTATATACAAAATTGTTGTAACCTAACTAAGGGTCTTCCTGACAGCCTCTCTTCTTTAAAGACACTTGTGATTGAAAAGTGTCAGCAGCTGGTTGCTTCAGTTCCATGTGTTCCAGCCATACATGAATTGAAGTTACAGTATTGCAATAAGGCACTGTTCAATGAATTACCACCTCAAGTGCTAAAGTTCACAATTAGTGGATATGATGCCTTGGTGTCCTTACCTATGGGTAACAACCACTGTCTTGAAGAGTTAGATGTCTCTGATTGTCCATCTCTCAGGTTGCTTCCTAGTATTGGCAAAGCTGACACACTAAAATCACTTTGTGTCAACAACTGTGGGAAATTAGTGTTTCCGATGCACCAATGCTATCCATCCCTTGAGAGTTTGTGCATAAGAAGCAGTTTCGATTCCCTTGTGTCCTTTCCATTAGAATTATTTCCAAAGCTGAATCATCTTGATATCCACAGATGTCAGaatcttcattctttttcattttcaaatcaaGGACCGCTGCTGCATCCGTTATGTCTCAGAAGCTTACAAATCAATAACTGTTCCAATTTTGTATCCTTTCCCGAAGAGGGACTGCCTGCCCCCAACCTGGCTTGGTTCCGTGTTGATAACTGTATTAATTTGAAGGCGCTGCCTGGCCAGATGCGCACCCTGCTCCCATCTCTTCAGATTTTGAGTATACGTTTTTGTCCAGAACTTGAGTCATTTCCAGACGGGGGGCTGCCATCCAGTTTAAATTCACTTGAAATCTATCATTGTGAAAAACTTATCACCAGCCGCTTGGGTTGGGGCTTACAAAGactgccttctttgagaagcttCTGTATCAGGggtaaatttgaaatttcagaatCCTTTCCAGAGAGGGAGCTGCTGCCCTCGTCTCTTACATCCCTTGAAATTTGGAATAATCCTCTTTTGAAATCTCTGAATGGTGATGAGCTTTATCTTATTGCactaaaaaaattggggattggCTGCTGCCCAAATCTTCATTCCATGCCAGAAGAGGGTCTGCCAACATCTCTATCTTTCCTGAATGTCATGAAATGTCCATTGCTGAAAAATCAGTGCCTAAGGGAGAAAGGGGAAGACTGGTCCAAGATAGCTCACATACCAGTcataaaaattgatgaaaaagtGATCTAA